Below is a genomic region from Miscanthus floridulus cultivar M001 chromosome 1, ASM1932011v1, whole genome shotgun sequence.
AATATATGAATGCTCGAGCAGTTTTGGAGCATCTCGGTAGACGTAAGAAAGAGATTATATGAATATCTCGAAGTGCCTTTGTGGTCTGTTCGTGATGGAGAGTATGCTTAAACTCCAAACATGAATCAAAGCTTTTCGTGTACCTACCAGTAGTGTGTAAGGAGTAGCTATTCAGAACGAGTGCTGCATCAGTTGCTGCCGCACGCTGGGTGGAGCCTCCGTGTGGTCGCCGACCGCCTTCCTCTTGCAGTTGAAGAGGAGCGCGGGCACGGCTACCTCATTGTGAGGCGACCTGAACAACTTGCACAGGACGAAATCTCTATCTCCTcctcccacgccgccgccgccatgctcGTCGTCGAGCGCGAGTTCCAACATGCACCAGCCGTGCCTGGTGACTGTCGTCCACGGCGTCGTCGTCCTGGCGCCGCCGTAGGAGTAGGACAACGTGCGCGAGTGCCCGACGCGGCGGCCGTCCGCGCCCCTGACGGGGCTGACCTCGCCGGTCTCCGAGTTCCATCTCCCCTCGCCCAGGGCGCCGGCCGCGGTCTTGTGGCGGCAGCGTGCGGGGCAGATGAAGTACCAGTAGGTCCTGCTGCCCGGCGCCGGCGCGTACCGCTCGGTCAGCCTCTCGGGGGCAACGGAGTAGACGTCGGCCAGGTGAACGACGATGCCACCGCCGTTGAAGCGCTGCTGCCGAGCGACCATGGGGTGGAGGACGAACGTGATCAGGTCGTGATCTCTGGGGCGGAGAGCAAAGCTCCCTTGAGGGCGATCGGACATGGCCATGTCGATATTGCGTGGACCAGCGATCATGCATATTTATGGATGCGATGGATCGCGTGAGGCGTGAATGCGGATGTGGAGATATATATGGCAAACTGAATCGTATTCAGTCATCACGAACATGCATGGTCATTCATTCTTTATTTAGCGCTCGTGTGCTTCATTCAGTTCCCAATGCACAGTTTTTATTTGAACTTCTTCAAATGATTAGTTTCCTTGTATAGCTGATCGAACTTTCGTTTTTACCTATTGAAATATAGCTCCTTTTTTTTGCTTGTCagccttttattttctctttcctTGCATGAATATTCATAGATTCTTATCAAACTACCATCTTAATTAATTAGTTAGGTTTTTTCATGGCTGATGATGGACTTTATTCGTTCCTACCTTAAAAATGAATGAATGTGCAAAGAATCTAGTgaccccttgatctataaaagtcGTGGCCTCTCTGCCTAAATCCCTATGGTGGTGATCTAAAAACAAACGCATGGAATCTGAGTGAAAACCTTGCCCAGTCCTCCAAACCGGTGGCAGTGTCGCAACATGCGTCATTTACCTTCTTGGAGGCGTTGTGAAAGATTTCATTCCGCCATTCACTTGCTGGCATTGATCTTGGGCTGAAAGCCCTTCCTTGCTTGCTGCTTCGTCCAATGATGGCGGTGTCCATGGATGTCACTCTCCTTCTTGTAGGCATCGTTGTTTTGCACCTACCATTATGCCTCCACTCGATCTATATATTGTTCCTCTCGTAGTCTCGCTGGTTTTGCTCTTTGTCATGCCTATGTGTGCCTCATGTTCTTCGATCCTGGAGTGCTTGGCTTAACCACTGTCGTTGGCTCTCGGGGCGGATACTTTGCTGCCATCTTCCTCCGTAGATGCTTGGCCGCTAGTGGTCtagcggatgctttgccaccgATGATGCTTTCATCCCCTCTCTGTCAAGTACTTTGCTGTCGAGTGCACATTGGCCTCTCACCTTGTGGATGCTTAATTTGCTGTCAAGGTCACTTTTGGTCTTCTCGGGTGGGTGCTTTGCTGCCATTTATTGCTGATTGTTTGTCTCTTCTTATCTAGGTGTATGCTTTCTCATCGTGGCTATGTCCCCTACGTAGGCAACCTTTGCAATGATATACCTTCTTCCCACAGATTCAAGCTAGTAGGGTTTTGGGGTTGTGGGTTCTTCCCCATCGCtgctctttccttttttttttctttttcttactgATTTGGTTTATTATATCGCTTACTACTAGCTTGGTGTTTTGTAATTTGTGTTGCGAGGTCTCTCTCGCAGCTATGTTGTGTAACTCTCTTGCTCTTAATAAAGAAGTGCTAAGACATGGTCGTGAAAAAACAAACATAGCAGGAGCACTTTTATAGAAACAAATGGTCAGAGGAACTATTTTTTGTCAACTTTCACTTCTAGTCCTTCCTTTAGAGCTTTCATTCGCTATTTTCTAGGGGGTCTACATTAGGTAGCTCGAGCCTCATCCGACCCGAGTGGTGCTAGATTCACACCTAATTCCCGTCTCCCAATATCATGGCCTCAAAATTTGTAATGCTAAGGTGTAGGGCTCGTTCGGCTGCCAGCTTTTACGACTGTGGTTGTGGATGTTGTAGCTTTTGCTATAGTATTTTATGCTGGTCGTCGCAGTAGCCAGAGCCAGAAAAATACCAACACCATTTGTAAAGCAAAGAATCATGGCATGTTTGGATCAAAGGATTCTCAAAGAAATTTCAGAAGAAAAAATGCCAAAGAAAAGGAATCACTTGATAGTGTTTGGAATGAAGGAACATTGATTTCTTTTTCAAAGGAAAGGGAATCATAGTAGTGGAAATAAAACATCCACTCTAACTCAAGGGGCAGAATCTTTGCTCTCCCTCTCTTGCTATGTTTGCTCATATTTGTGTAATTTTTTCCTCCATCCCAAACAGCTCAAAGTATCCGTTCCTTTGTTTTGAAATCCTATAATTTTTTTACTATTCCCTCTATTGTATTtctgagtttttttttcatttgtctGTTTTGTATTCTTTTGTTTCGAATATGTCCTCGGTGTAGCAAGCATCTGACGTGATGAGCAGCAGTTTGGTGAAGAAAGACGACAGACGTCAATCGCCAGCCAGCCAGTAGGTTCCAGGAAGAACGAGCTGGACCGGTCTGAAAGAAAACGTAACCTGAACGCACTCTCACTGCCTCAAATTCCAAGTGGCCCGAGCCTGCGGTGGCCCTACCGTACCGGCTCAGGCGCGTTTCTTGATTCCACGCGGCAACAAGCGCGCGGGGCACAGTCGAGTAAGCTTTGCCTGCCGCCGTCCGGGGAGTCGGGGACAAACGAAACAAGCAAGCAGCAGGCTCCAGCTCCACTCCACCAGTCCACACCCACTCCCTCCCTGAGCACCAGTCTTGCTCGCGCTTGCCGACCTCAACTACCCCTCCTGTTAGATTACTGCCACTGCCAGATTGGTGATCTGCTGACTCCATCATCTCAGCATTACCAACTTCCATGCATTCCATGGATGGTGTGGGCTTGCGAATCAGCGGCCGCGCACAGTTAGAGTCCACTCAAAGCCAAGCCAGTCCTCGCTACTCTCCCCTGTTGAACCTGGCCTGCAGACAAAGTCCTCCTTCCTCCGTCGTTTTTCATCCATGTGTCCTCTTCTCCATGCATCCT
It encodes:
- the LOC136451335 gene encoding uncharacterized protein: MAMSDRPQGSFALRPRDHDLITFVLHPMVARQQRFNGGGIVVHLADVYSVAPERLTERYAPAPGSRTYWYFICPARCRHKTAAGALGEGRWNSETGEVSPVRGADGRRVGHSRTLSYSYGGARTTTPWTTVTRHGWCMLELALDDEHGGGGVGGGDRDFVLCKLFRSPHNEVAVPALLFNCKRKAVGDHTEAPPSVRQQLMQHSF